TCTTGCTTCTGCTCTGCCTTTAGTTCTATAAGATGTGTCTTTTCCAACTCAGCCTCTTGTTTCAGTCGATTGGCCATTTCTTGTCTCTGCATAACAATTTCTGACATCGTACTCTTCaacccttctctttctctttctaatATCTCAGTGTAAGATGACATATTTTCCTTCAGTTTATCCAGAGCCTCATGCTTTTTCCCCAAAACACTCAACAGTTTTAGTAAGTCTTCATTGTTTTGTTCCAGTCTCATGATTTTTGTTTTCACATCTTCACTCATCCTTTCATCCAGCTGTTGCAGTTTTCCCTCAGATATTCTAgggatttcatttcattctggAGTTGATCTTCTCTTATTTTCAGCTCTGATCTTTCTCCTTCCATTCTGTCCTTTTCTTTCACGAGCATTCGTCTGTCCAGGTCAGTACTACTCTTCATCTCATTGagttgttctctctctccattgatGGTGATCATGGCAGCTTCAACCTCTTCTTTCTTCCTGTTTAGATCCTTCCTCAAAGTTCCAGTTCTTCTCTTTCTACCAGTACACTGTTCTTACTGGTTTCCAGttcttgtgtttgtcttttgaaCTCTTCTTCCTTGAgttgttgttcttcttgttTTAAGGTAATCATGTTCATGACATTGTcaagtttgtctctttctgtctgaagCTGAAGTGTCAGATCTTTAATGTTGGTTTTCTGTCTGTTGATGTCATCAAACTGACTGTCTGCAtgttctttcttcttttgtagCTCAGTCTTTGTGATTTCCAGTTTGTCTTTTCctcttttatatcttgtatCACTTGTTCTAATATGTCACTTTGTTTTAGGATGTCAGACCTCATCAGCTCAAGTCCAATTTCTCTTTGTTCATCATCTCACTCTCTCTATCCAGATCCTCTCTGTCTTGCTTCTGCTCTGCCTTTCGTTCTATAAGATGTGTCTTTTCCAACTCAGTCTCTTGTTTCAGTCGATTGGCCATTTCTTGTCTCTGCATGACAATTTCTGACATCGTACTCTTCaacccttctctttctctttctaatGTCTCAGTGTAAGATGACATAttttccttcagtttatcagAGCCTCATGCTTTTCCCCAAAACACTCAACAGTTTTAGTAAGTCTTCATTGTTTTGTTCCAGTctcatgattttgtttttcacatcttCACTCATCCTTTCATCCAGCTGTTGCAGTTTTCCCTCAGATATTCTAgggatttcatttcattcaggagTTGATCTTCTCTTATTTTCAGCTCAGACCTTTCTCCTTCCATTctgtcctttttctttctcgAGCATTCGTCTGTCCAGGTCAGTACTACTCTTCATCTCATTGagttgttctctctctccattgatGGTGATCATGGCAGTTTCAACCTCTTCTTTCTTCCTGTTGAGATCCTTCCTCAAAAGTTCCAGTTCTTCTCTTTCTAACAGTACACTGTTCTTACTGGTTTCCAGTacttgtgtttgtcttttgaaCTCTTCTTCCTTGAGTTGTTGTTCCTCTTGTTTTAAGGTTATCATGTTCATGACATTCTcaagtttgtctctttctgtctgaagCTGAAGTGTCAGATCTTTAATGTTGGTTTTCTGTCTGTTGATCTCATCAAACTGACTGTCTGCAtgttctttcttcttttgtagCTCAGTCTTTGTGATTTCCAGtttgtctttttcctcttttatatcttgtatCACTTGTTCTAATATGTCACTTTGTTTCAGGATGTCAGACCTCATCAGCTCAAGTCCAATTTCTCTTTGTTCATCATCTCACTCTCTCTATCCAGATCCTCTCTGTCTTgcttctgctctgccttttcGTTCTATAAGATGTGTCTTTTCCAACTCAGTCTCTTGTTTCAGTCGATTGGCCATTTCTTGTCTCTGCATGACAATTTCTGACATCGTACTCTTCaacccttctctttctctttctaatGTCTCAGTGTAAGATGACATATTTTCCTTAAGTTTATCTAGAACCTCATGCTTTTGCCCCAAAACACTCAACAGTTTCAATAAGTCTTCAATGTTTTGTTCCAGTctcatgattttgtttttcacatcttCACTCATCCTTTCATTCAGCTGTTGCAGTTTTTCCCTCAGATATTCTAgggatttcatttcattcaagaGTTGATCTTCTCTTATTTTCAGGTCAGACCTTTCTCCTTCCATTCTGTCCTTTTCATTCTCAGCATTTGTCTGTCCATGTCAGTACTATTCTTCTTCCGATTGAGTTGGTTTCTTTCTACACTGATGATGTTCATGGCAGCTTCAACCTCTTCTTTCTTCCTGTTGAGATCCTTCCTCAAAAGTTCCAGTTCTTCTCTTTCTACCAATACACTGTTCTTACTGGTTTCCAGttcttgtgtttgtcttttgaaCTCTTCTTCCTTGAgttgttgttcttcttgttTTAAGGTAATCATGTTCATGACATTGTcaagtttgtctctttctgtctgaagCTGAAGGGTCAGATTTTTGATGTTGGTTTTCTGTCTGTTGATCTCATCAAACTGACTGTCTGCAtgttctttcttcttttgtagCTCAGTCTTTGTGATTTCCAGtttgtctttttcctcttttatatcttgtatCACTTGTTCTAATATGTCACTTTGTTTCAGGATGTCAGACCTCACCAGCTCCAAGTCCAGTTTCTCTTTGTTCATCATCTCACTCTCTCTATCCAGATCCTCTCTGTCTTGCTTCTGCTCTGCCTTTAGTTCTATAAGATGTGTCTTTTCCAACTCAGTCTCTTGTTTCAGTCGATTGGCCATTTCTTGTCTCTGCATGACAATTTCTGACATCGTACTCTTCaacccttctctttctctctctaatgTCTCAGTGTAAGATGACATATTTTCCTTAAGTTTATCCAGAACCTCATGCTTTTGCTCCAAAACACTCAACAGTTTCAATAAGTCTTCATTGTTTTGTTCCAGTCTCAtgattttgttttcatcttCACTCATCCTTTCATTCAGCTGTTGCAGTTTTTCCCTCAGATATTCTAgggatttcatttcattcagagtTGATCTTCTCTTATTTTCAGGTCAGACCTTTCTCCTTCCATTCTGTCCTTTTCATTCTCCAGCATTTGTCTGTCCATGTCAGTACTATTCTTCTTCCGATTGAGTTGGTTTCTTTCTACACTGATGATGTTCATGGCAGCTTCAACCTCTTCTTTCTTCCTGTTGAGATCCTTCCTCAAAAGTTCCAGTTCTTCTCTTTCTACCAATACACTGTTCTTACTGGTTTCCAGttcttgtgtttgtcttttgaaCTCTTCTTCCTTGAgttgttgttcttcttgttTTAAGGTAATCATGTTCATGACATTGTcaagtttgtctctttctgtctgaagCTGAAGGGTCAgatttttaatgttggttttctGTCTGTTGATCTCATCAAACTGACTGTCTGCAtgttctttcttcttttgtagCTCAGTCTTTCTGATTTCCAGtttgtctttttcctcttttatatcttgtatCACTTGTTCTAATATGTCACTTTGTTTCAGGATGTCAGACCTCATCAGCTCCAagtccagtttctcttttttcatcATCTCACTCTCTCTATCCAGATCCTCTCTGTCTTGCTTCTGCTCTGCCTTTAGTTCTATAAGATGTGTCTTTTCCAACTCAGTCTCTTTTTTCAGTCGATTGGCCATTTCTTGTCTCTGCATGACAATTTCTGACATTGTACTCTTCaacccttctctttctctttctaatATCTCAGTGTAAGATGACATATTTTCCTTCAGTTTATCCAGAGCCTCATGCTTTTGCCCCAAAACACTCAACAGTTTTAGTAAGTCTTCATTGTTTTGTTCCAGTctcatgattttgtttttcacatcttCACTCATCCTTTCATTCAGCTGTTGCAGTTTTTCCCTCAGATATTCTAGGGATTTCATTTCATGCAGGAGTTGATCTTCTCTTATTTTCAGCTCAGACCTTTCTCCTTCCATtctgtccttttctttctcGAGCATTCGTCTGTCCAGGTCAATACTACTCTTCATCTCATTGagttgttctctctctccattgatGGTGATCATGGCAGTTTCAACCTCTTCTTTCTTCCTGTTGAGATCCTTCCTCAAAAGTTCCAGTTCTTCTCTTTCTAACAGTACACTGTTCTTACTGGTTTCCAGTACTTGTATTTGTCTTATGAACTCTTCTTCCTTGAgttgttgttcttcttgttTTAAGGTTATCATGTTCATGACATTGTcaagtttgtctctttctgtctgaagCTGAATGGTCAGATCTTCAATGTTGATTTTCTCTCTGTTGATCTCATAAAACTGACTTTCTGCATGTTCTTTCTTCTGTTGTAGCTCAgtctttgtgtttttcagtttttctttttcctcgtCTATATCTTGTATCACTTGTTCTAATATGTCACTTTGTTTCAGTATGTCAGACCTCATCATCTCCAAGTCCAGTTTCTCTTTGTTCATCATCTCACTCTCTCTATCCAGATCCTCTCTGTCTTGCTTCTGCTCTGCCTTTAGTTCTATAAGATGTGTCTTTTCCAACTCAGCCTCTTGTTCCAGTCGATTGGCCATTTCTTGTCTCTGCATAACAATTTCTGACATCGTACTCTTCaacccttctctttctctttctaatATCTCAGTGTAAGATGACATATTTTCCTTCAGTTTATCCAGAGCCTCATGCTTTTTCCCCAAAACACTCAACAGTTTTAGTAAGTCTTCATTGTTTTGTTCCAGTctcatgattttgtttttcacatcttCACTCATCCTTTCATCCAGCTGTTGCAGTTTTTCCCTCAGATATTCTAgggatttcatttcattctggAGTTGATCTTCTCTTATTTTCAGCTCTGATCTTTCTCCTTCCATTCTGTCCTTTTCTTTCACGAGCATTCGTCTGTCCAGGTCAGTACTACTCTTCATCTCATTGagttgttctctctctccattgatGGTGATCATGGCAGCTTCAACCTCTTCTTTCTTCCTGTTTAGATCCTTCCTCAAAAGTTCCAGTTCTTCTCTTTCTACCAGTACACTGTTCTTACTGGTTTCCAGttcttgtgtttgtcttttgaaCTCTTCTTCCTTGAgttgttgttcttcttgttTTAAGGTAATCATGTTCATGACATTGTcaagtttgtctctttctgtctgaagCTGAAGTGTCAGATCTTTAATGTTGGTTTTCTGTCTGTTGATGTCATCAAACTGACTGTCTGCAtgttctttcttcttttgtagCTCAGTCTTTGTGATTTCCAGtttgtctttttcctcttttatatcttgtatCACTTGTTCTAATATGTCACTTTGTTTTAGGATGTCAGACCTCATCAGCTCCAAGTCCAATTTCTCTTTGTTCATCATCTCACTCTCTCTATCCAGATCCTCTCTGTCTTGCTTCTGCTCTGCCTTTCGTTCTATAAGATGT
This genomic interval from Perca flavescens isolate YP-PL-M2 chromosome 13, PFLA_1.0, whole genome shotgun sequence contains the following:
- the LOC114566961 gene encoding trichohyalin-like, which codes for MSEIVMQRQEMANRLKQETELEKTHLIERKAEQKQDREDLDRESEMMNKEKLDLELMRSDILKQSDILEQVIQDIKEEKDKLEITKTELQKKKEHADSQFDEINRQKTNIKDLTLQLQTERDKLENVMNMITLKQEEHQLKEEEFKRQTQVLETSKNSVLLEREELELLRKDLNRKKEEVETAMITINGEREQLNEMKSSTDLDRRMLEKEKDRMEGERSELKIREDQLLNEMKSLEYLRENLQQLDVRMSEDVKNKIMRLEQNNEDLLKLLSVLGKKHEALDKLKENMSSYTETLEREREGLKSTMSEIVMQRQEMANRLKQETELEKTHLIERKAEQKQDREDLDRESEMMNKEKLDLELMRSDILKQSDILEQVIQDIKEEKDKLEITKTELQKKKEHADSQFDDINRQKTNIKDLTLQLQTERDKLDNVMNMITLKQEEQQLKEEEFKRQTQELETSKNSVLREQLNEMKSSTDLDRRMLVKEKDRMEGERSELKIREDQLQNEMKSLEYLREKLQQLDERMSEDVKNKIMRLEQNNEDLLKLLSVLGKKHEALDKLKENMSSYTEILEREREGLKSTMSEIVMQRQEMANRLEQEAELEKTHLIELKAEQKQDREDLDRESEMMNKEKLDLEMMRSDILKQSDILEQVIQDIDEEKEKLKNTKTELQQKKEHAESQFYEINREKINIEDLTIQLQTERDKLDNVMNMITLKQEEQQLKEEEFIRQIQVLETSKNSVLLEREELELLRKDLNRKKEEVETAMITINGEREQLNEMKSSIDLDRRMLEKEKDRMEGERSELKIREDQLLHEMKSLEYLREKLQQLNERMSEDVKNKIMRLEQNNEDLLKLLSVLGQKHEALDKLKENMSSYTEILEREREGLKSTMSEIVMQRQEMANRLKKETELEKTHLIELKAEQKQDREDLDRESEMMKKEKLDLELMRSDILKQSDILEQVIQDIKEEKDKLEIRKTELQKKKEHADSQFDEINRQKTNIKNLTLQLQTERDKLDNVMNMITLKQEEQQLKEEEFKRQTQELETSKNSVLVEREELELLRKDLNRKKEEVEAAMNIISRRSTLNEMKSLEYLREKLQQLNERMSEDENKIMRLEQNNEDLLKLLSVLEQKHEVLDKLKENMSSYTETLEREREGLKSTMSEIVMQRQEMANRLKQETELEKTHLIELKAEQKQDREDLDRESEMMNKEKLDLELVRSDILKQSDILEQVIQDIKEEKDKLEITKTELQKKKEHADSQFDEINRQKTNIKNLTLQLQTERDKLDNVMNMITLKQEEQQLKEEEFKRQTQELETSKNSVLVEREELELLRKDLNRKKEEVEAAMNIISRQEMANRLKQEAELEKTHLIELKAEQKQDREDLDRESEMMNKEKLDLEMMRSDILKQSDILEQVIQDIDEEKEKLKNTKTELQQKKEHAESQFYEINREKINIEDLTIQLQTERDKLDNVMNMITLKQEEQQLKEEEFIRQIQVLETSKNSVLLEREELELLRKDLNRKKEEVETAMITINGEREQLNEMKSSIDLDRRMLEKEKDRMEGERSELKIREDQLLNEMKSLEYLREKLQQLNERMSEDLMRSDILKQSDILEQVIQDIKEEKDKLEIRKTELQKKKEHADSQFDEINRQKTNIKDLTLQLQTERDKLDNVMNMITLKQEEQQLKEEEFKRQTQELETSKNSVLVEREELELLRKDLNRKKEEVEAAMNIISVERDQLNRKKNSTDMDRRMLENEKDRMEGERSDLKIREDQLLNEMKSLEYLREKLQQLNERMSEDVKNKIMRLEQNIEDLLKLLSVLGQKHEALDKLKENMSSYTEILEREREGLKSTMSEIVMQRQEMANRLKQETELEKTHLIERKAEQKQDREDLDRESEMMNKEKLDLS